A genomic stretch from Juglans microcarpa x Juglans regia isolate MS1-56 chromosome 3S, Jm3101_v1.0, whole genome shotgun sequence includes:
- the LOC121257656 gene encoding protein STICHEL gives MSEMRVGDPSKLHLKKELTQIRKAARVLRDPGTSSSWKSPLNSSRSVPPAASHSTSEHLLQSDHFQNNNGKDKEKSVFLYNWKSHKSSTEKSAAMATIDDDDDGSSSSIPGGSVEDNLSDARNGRDSKSDSFPSIFRCRNANPVSSANFKKKKKKKMRKKSKKTDTNLDALSKYRHKDDIVGRNLVTSKPPFQSHPSIGLSRDDSVEQSDDTEEYSNSEESRKILRASPLLLKLQHKNWSHSSKFLRKSGLREDSSFSYSTPALSTSSYNRYRNQNPSTVGSWDGTTTSINDGDDEVDDHLDLPGRQGCGIPCYWSKRTPKHRSVCGSCYSSSLPDTIRRKGSIMLCGSQVMYPRRQGSSSGSNKRSIASRSAQGVFPLLGDCRGGSSIGTGRSDDELSTNFGELDLEALSRLDGRRWSSSCRSQEGLEIVALNGEGEEEGTPDNIRSFSKKYKPVFFGELIGQNIVVQSLRNAVIRGRVAPVYLFHGPRGTGKTSTARTFASALNCLAPDETKPCGYCRECTDFISGKSRDLLEVDGTNKKGMDRVRYLLKKLSVASSSAFSEYKVFVIDECHLLPSKTWLAFLKFLEEPPERVVFILITTDLDNVPRTVQSRCQKYLFNKIKDVDVVARLRNISANESLDVESDALDLIALNADGSLRDAETMLEQLSLLGKRITASLVNELVGVVSDEKLLELLELAMSSDTVETVKRARELMDLGADPMVLMSQLASLIMDIIAGTYNTIDAKCGDFFPGERSLSELEMERLKHALKLLSEAEKQLRVSSERSTWFTATLLQLGSIPSPDFSHSGSSRRQSCKATDDDPSSASREATAYKQKWDAHHTTRKPTSPASLQKAVSGNPNHLRELLSGVDGFSSNSNPKLSQSQSVDGGASAASCDDIMVRNMMFRCINSEKLNDVWASCIERCHSKTLRQLLAVHGKLVSISEVEGFLVAFVAFGNRDIKCRVERFLSSITNAMEIVLRCNVEVRIILLPDSEASINIVKLVKLPEGLKKAETAAAVDQERKAVHLNPINGFSKRSLLLDGTYQSTSGSSDLTANGNGQTNSTRERRQEIPMQRIESIIHEQRLETAWLQTAEKGTPGSLSRLKPEKNQVLPQNGIYCQDQMDSMNSMAFSQHWEDELNHEPKVNIGRVLQKDQNSKRIDLFPMSPSLLHDKSLAGNFSKNNLGYESGSGTGGCSGLFCWNNTKPRKRERVKVTSVRPQKGGRFSLFGDCSRPKKTECGSRR, from the exons ATGTCAGAAATGAGGGTTGGTGATCCAAGCAAGCTCCACTTGAAGAAGGAGCTTACTCAAATCCGGAAGGCAGCCCGGGTTTTACGAGATCCCGGCACGAGTTCCTCTTGGAAATCCCCTCTAAATTCATCAAGATCTGTTCCACCGGCTGCTTCTCATTCAACTTCGGAGCACTTGTTACAGTCTGATCATTTCCAAAATAACAATGGCAAGGACAAGGAGAAGAGTGTGTTCCTGTACAATTGGAAAAGCCACAAATCCTCAACCGAGAAGAGCGCAGCAATGGCCACGATTGACGATGACGACGATGGATCTTCTTCTTCGATTCCGGGGGGCAGTGTTGAAGATAACCTGAGCGATGCGCGTAATGGTAGGGATTCAAAGAGTGATAGCTTTCCTTCCATATTCAGATGTAGGAATGCAAATCCTGTGTCATCGGCCAActttaagaagaagaagaagaagaagatgaggaagaagagtaAGAAAACTGATACAAATTTGGACGCTTTATCAAAATATCGACATAAAGATGATATTGTTGGTAGAAACTTAGTTACTTCAAAACCACCGTTCCAGAGTCATCCTTCTATCGGGTTAAGCCGGGATGACTCTGTCGAGCAATCTGATGATACCGAAGAGTATAGTAATTCTGAGGAGTCTAGGAAAATTTTGAGGGCGTCCCCATTGCTTTTGAAACTTCAGCATAAGAATTGGTCTCACTCTTCTAAGTTTTTGAGAAAAAGTGGTCTAAGAGAGgattcttctttttcatataGTACACCGGCATTGTCGACTAGTTCCTATAATAGGTATCGTAATCAAAACCCAAGTACTGTTGGGTCTTGGGATGGTACTACTACTTCAATCAATGATGGGGATGATGAGGTGGATGATCATTTGGATTTGCCTGGTCGCCAAGGATGTGGGATTCCTTGTTATTGGTCAAAGAGGACACCCAAACATCGTAGTGTGTGTGGGAGCTGTTACTCTTCTTCACTTCCAGATACAATAAGGAGGAAAGGGAGCATCATGTTGTGCGGAAGTCAAGTTATGTATCCCAGGCGTCAAGGATCATCATCAGGTTCCAACAAGAGGAGTATTGCTTCAAGAAGTGCTCAAGGTGTTTTTCCCTTACTTGGTGATTGCAGAGGCGGTTCATCCATAGGAACTGGGCGGAGTGATGATGAACTGTCTACTAACTTTGGGGAGCTTGATTTGGAAGCTTTGAGTAGATTGGATGGGAGGAGATGGTCGTCCAGCTGTAGAAGTCAAGAAGGACTAGAGATCGTAGCTCTTAATggggaaggggaagaggaaggcaCACCGGACAATATCAGAAGTTTTAGTAAGAAGTATAAACCGGTGTTCTTTGGTGAATTAATTGGGCAGAATATTGTCGTCCAGTCGCTGAGAAATGCTGTTATAAGGGGTCGGGTTGCCCCCGTTTATCTTTTTCACGGTCCCCGTGGAACTGGAAAAACATCAACAGCCAGGACTTTTGCCTCTGCCTTGAATTGTCTGGCTCCTGATGAAACCAAGCCATGTGGTTACTGCAGGGAATGCACTGATTTCATCTCTGGCAAGAGTAGAGATCTGTTGGAAGTTGATGGAACCAATAAGAAAGGAATGGATAGAGTTAGGTACTTATTGAAGAAACTATCGGTGGCGTCCTCATCAGCCTTCTCAGAATACAAGGTTTTTGTTATTGATGAGTGTCACTTGTTACCCTCTAAGACATGGCTggcatttctcaaatttcttgaagAACCACCAGAGCGAGTTGTGTTCATACTAATAACAACTGACCTTGACAATGTACCCCGTACTGTACAATCACGGTGTCAGAAATAccttttcaacaaaattaaagatgTTGATGTTGTAGCCAGGTTACGGAATATTTCTGCTAATGAGAGCTTGGATGTTGAATCGGATGCATTGGATTTGATTGCTTTGAATGCAGATGGTTCACTTCGAGATGCAGAAACTATGTTGGAACAACTGAGTTTACTGGGGAAAAGAATCACCGCATCTCTTGTAAATGAACTT GTGGGAGTTGTTTCAGATGAAAAATTACTGGAACTTTTAGAGTTAGCAATGTCATCAGACACTGTAGAAACAGTGAAAAGAGCCAGGGAGTTGATGGACTTGGGGGCTGATCCGATGGTTTTGATGTCTCAACTGGCCAGTCTCATTATGGATATCATTGCTGGAACTTACAACACAATTGATGCCAAATGTGGTGATTTTTTCCCTGGTGAAAGAAGTT TGTCTGAATTAGAAATGGAGAGATTAAAGCATGCTTTGAAGCTTCTTTCAGAGGCTGAGAAACAGCTTAGGGTTTCAAGTGAACGCTCAACATGGTTCACAGCAACCTTATTGCAGCTCGGTTCAATACCTTCTCCAGACTTTTCTCACTCTGGAAGCAGCAGAAGGCAGAGCTGTAAAGCAACCGATGATGACCCATCCAGTGCTTCAAGAGAAGCTACTGCTTACAAGCAGAAGTGGGATGCTCACCATACAACTCGAAAACCAACTTCTCCTGCTTCCCTGCAGAAGGCAGTAAGTGGGAATCCCAACCATCTTAGGGAACTGTTGTCAGGGGTTGACGGTTTCAGCTCCAACTCCAATCCCAAGCTGTCACAAAGCCAGTCAGTTGATGGGGGTGCGTCAGCTGCCTCATGTGATGATATTATGGTTAGAAATATGATGTTTAGATGCATAAACTCAGAAAAGTTGAATGATGTCTGGGCAAGTTGCATTGAGAGGTGCCATTCAAAGACACTGAGGCAGCTGCTAGCTGTTCATGGAAAGCTTGTGTCTATATCCGAAGTTGAAG GTTTTCTTGTTGCCTTTGTTGCATTTGGGAATCGAGACATCAAATGTAGAGTGGAAAGGTTTTTGAGCAGTATCACAAATGCAATGGAAATAGTTCTGAGATGCAATGTGGAGGTTAGAATAATCCTTTTGCCCGATAGTGAGGCTTCTATTAATATCGTGAAGCTGGTCAAGTTACCAGAGGGTCTGAAGAAGGCTGAAACAGCTGCAGCTGTTGACCAGGAAAGGAAGGCAGTACACCTGAACCCAATTAATGGTTTTTCTAAACGTTCTTTGTTGCTGGATGGAACCTATCAATCTACCTCTGGTTCATCAGACTTAACAGCTAATGGCAATGGCCAAACCAATAGTACGAGAGAGAGGAGACAGGAGATTCCAATGCAGAGAATAGAATCCATTATTCACGAGCAAAGGCTAGAAACTGCCTGGTTACAGACTGCAGAGAAAGGCACACCTGGTTCATTGAGTCGTTTGAAACCTGAGAAGAATCAAGTCCTGCCTCAAAATGGCATATATTGTCAAGATCAAATGGACTCCATGAACTCAATGGCGTTCTCTCAGCATTGGGAAGATGAATTAAATCATGAACCCAAAGTTAACATTGGGAGGGTCCTCCAGAAGGACCAAAATAGTAAAAGGATTGATCTTTTTCCCATGTCACCAAGTTTATTGCACGATAAAAGCTTAGCAGGCAATTTCAGTAAAAATAACCT GGGATATGAATCAGGGTCTGGAACTGGAGGTTGTAGTGGGCTCTTCTGTTGGAATAACACCAAACCTCGTAAGAGGGAAAGG GTTAAAGTAACCTCAGTTCGGCCACAAAAAGGTGGACGGTTTTCATTGTTTGGTGATTGCAGCAGGCCAAAGAAAACAGAGTGTGGATCTAGAAGATAA